Proteins encoded in a region of the Moritella marina ATCC 15381 genome:
- a CDS encoding flavodoxin family protein gives MTIVAVVYFSESGATQALAREVISGISTVEDVKVIECQIQPWDMFEGRFDNDEFMCLLDNTDAIVFGSPTYMGGVSAQFKAFADATSERWDSQQWRNKFSAGFTVGSCLNGDQANTIQYMATLASQQGMLWVGLDIAGGYNSVGLNRLGCQLGAVGHNPEGEVHRSDLDTAKYLGRRVAMITKACALQLQAL, from the coding sequence TTGACCATAGTTGCGGTGGTGTATTTTTCGGAGTCAGGGGCTACTCAAGCGCTGGCGCGTGAAGTGATCTCAGGTATCAGTACGGTTGAAGATGTGAAGGTGATCGAATGTCAGATACAGCCTTGGGACATGTTTGAAGGCCGTTTTGATAATGATGAATTCATGTGTTTGTTGGATAATACGGATGCGATCGTTTTTGGCTCTCCGACCTATATGGGCGGTGTTTCTGCTCAGTTTAAAGCGTTTGCGGATGCGACAAGTGAGCGCTGGGATAGCCAGCAATGGCGCAATAAATTTTCAGCTGGTTTTACTGTCGGCAGTTGTCTCAATGGTGATCAAGCGAATACCATTCAATACATGGCGACACTCGCAAGCCAGCAGGGCATGTTATGGGTCGGCCTTGATATAGCGGGTGGTTATAATAGCGTCGGCTTAAATCGTTTGGGTTGTCAGTTAGGCGCGGTAGGGCATAACCCGGAGGGGGAAGTTCACCGCAGTGATCTGGATACCGCTAAATACTTAGGGCGTCGAGTCGCCATGATCACAAAGGCCTGCGCTTTGCAGCTACAGGCCTTATAG
- the der gene encoding ribosome biogenesis GTPase Der has protein sequence MTPVIALVGRPNVGKSTLFNRLTRTRDALVADFPGLTRDRKYGQANLAGREFIVVDTGGINGDEEGIDAKMADQSLLAIEEADAVLFLVDARAGLTVADQAIAQHLRKQEKKVFLVANKTDGLDGDVAVAEFYALALGDIYQIAASQGRGTNILIEEALAHVEVANPEEEEEFSDADPFLDGELLPEEEEEQRDEDYASLPIKLAMIGCPNVGKSTLVNRILGEERVVVYDMPGTTRDSIYIPMERDGRNYMLIDTAGVRRRKNINEAVEKFSIVKALQAIDDANVVLMVFDARVGVTAQDLTLLGFAINSGRSIVIAVNKWDGLDTDVKDRIKSELDRRLGFIDFARIHFISALHGTGVGNLFESITEAFDSSTKRVSTSMLTRIVRMAVDDHQPPMHAGRRVKLRYAHAGGYNPPLIVVHGNQVSKLSDSYRRYLINYFRRSLKIMGTPIKVEFRDGENPFADKKNNLSLSQQKKRRRMMSHYKSKK, from the coding sequence ATGACCCCTGTAATTGCATTGGTTGGACGCCCAAATGTTGGTAAATCAACATTGTTCAACCGCTTAACTCGTACCCGGGACGCACTTGTTGCCGATTTCCCTGGGTTAACTCGTGACCGAAAATATGGACAAGCTAACTTAGCTGGTCGTGAGTTCATTGTGGTTGATACTGGCGGTATTAATGGCGATGAAGAAGGGATTGATGCAAAAATGGCTGATCAGTCGTTACTTGCGATTGAAGAAGCTGATGCCGTATTATTTTTAGTAGATGCTCGTGCAGGCTTAACGGTTGCTGACCAAGCAATTGCGCAACATTTACGTAAACAAGAGAAGAAAGTATTCCTTGTTGCGAACAAAACAGATGGCCTAGATGGCGATGTTGCTGTTGCTGAATTCTATGCGCTTGCACTTGGTGATATTTACCAAATTGCAGCATCGCAAGGACGTGGTACTAACATCCTTATTGAAGAAGCGTTAGCACACGTTGAAGTTGCCAACCCTGAAGAAGAGGAAGAATTCTCTGACGCTGACCCGTTCCTTGATGGTGAGTTATTACCTGAAGAGGAAGAAGAGCAACGCGACGAAGATTATGCAAGCTTGCCAATTAAACTGGCAATGATTGGTTGTCCTAATGTGGGTAAATCAACGCTGGTTAACCGAATCTTAGGCGAAGAGCGTGTTGTTGTTTATGACATGCCTGGTACGACTCGTGACAGTATCTACATTCCGATGGAGCGTGATGGTCGTAACTACATGCTTATCGATACTGCGGGTGTACGTCGCCGTAAAAACATTAATGAAGCTGTTGAGAAATTCTCAATCGTTAAAGCATTACAAGCAATCGATGATGCTAACGTAGTATTAATGGTATTTGATGCGCGCGTTGGTGTAACAGCACAAGATCTAACATTATTAGGTTTTGCGATTAACTCTGGTCGTTCAATTGTGATAGCAGTGAACAAGTGGGATGGTTTAGATACAGATGTGAAAGATCGCATTAAATCTGAATTGGACCGTCGCTTAGGCTTTATTGACTTCGCACGTATTCACTTTATCTCAGCATTACACGGTACTGGTGTTGGTAACCTATTTGAATCAATTACAGAAGCATTTGATTCATCTACTAAGCGTGTATCAACGTCTATGCTAACGCGTATTGTACGTATGGCTGTTGACGACCATCAACCGCCAATGCATGCTGGCCGTCGTGTTAAGCTGCGTTACGCGCATGCGGGTGGTTACAATCCACCGTTGATCGTTGTGCATGGTAATCAAGTATCTAAATTATCGGATTCGTACCGTCGTTACTTGATCAACTATTTCCGTCGTTCATTGAAAATCATGGGCACGCCGATTAAAGTTGAATTCCGTGACGGTGAAAACCCGTTTGCAGATAAGAAAAATAACTTATCATTATCGCAACAGAAAAAACGTCGTCGTATGATGTCGCATTATAAGAGTAAAAAATAA
- a CDS encoding AraC family transcriptional regulator, which yields MTEIKESKVSLGDISVNFLQQMSLTCHKINGDMAPILAKYNVSISQLSAHNGRLSIPKYMRIGFDLIQQTQRDDLGLLMGENVCFQHYGMLGFAAMSAPDINTMAQVLAQYESLLSQNVRGHSTFLPATHEHKHEGGNVTTSEPTLSFYSIAPYNLYNCFVVDSVLASWFTLLTARTMHLAQTVQIVKAVHIEYPEPYNSERYHAFFQCPVIFNSTFNGLVLNSQHIDIPLPDACMSSYLQAQQLCQHELNLLQQNQDWQSKVIEKVSHNLVGNMPDINQVAALLGTSPWTLRRRLYKENTNYQSIMDTTRQGLALSYVRDTQLSFSEISYLLGFATPAAFYKAFRRWTQSTPKNYRQTFINKRE from the coding sequence ATGACGGAGATTAAAGAGTCGAAAGTAAGTTTAGGGGATATTTCGGTTAATTTTCTCCAACAAATGAGCTTAACCTGCCATAAAATCAATGGCGATATGGCGCCTATTTTAGCCAAGTATAACGTCTCTATCTCGCAACTAAGTGCCCATAACGGGCGTTTATCTATTCCCAAATATATGCGTATCGGTTTTGATCTTATCCAACAAACCCAGCGCGACGATCTGGGTTTATTGATGGGGGAAAATGTCTGTTTTCAACATTACGGCATGTTAGGGTTTGCCGCTATGTCTGCGCCTGACATTAATACGATGGCACAAGTCTTGGCACAATATGAGAGTTTATTAAGTCAAAATGTACGCGGGCACTCCACTTTTCTCCCCGCAACTCATGAGCATAAACATGAGGGTGGCAATGTAACGACATCAGAGCCAACGCTAAGTTTCTATTCGATAGCCCCATACAATCTTTACAATTGTTTTGTGGTCGATTCAGTATTGGCCAGCTGGTTTACTTTACTCACGGCGCGGACGATGCATTTAGCTCAGACAGTACAAATTGTCAAAGCCGTGCATATTGAATATCCCGAACCGTACAACAGCGAACGCTATCATGCATTTTTTCAATGTCCGGTGATCTTCAATTCGACCTTTAATGGCTTGGTATTAAATAGTCAGCATATAGACATACCGCTACCAGATGCTTGCATGAGCAGTTATTTACAAGCGCAACAATTATGTCAGCATGAACTAAACCTACTACAACAAAATCAAGATTGGCAGAGTAAAGTAATCGAAAAGGTAAGTCATAACTTAGTGGGTAATATGCCGGACATTAACCAAGTCGCAGCGCTACTGGGCACATCTCCGTGGACGTTAAGACGACGGTTATACAAAGAAAATACCAACTATCAAAGTATCATGGATACAACAAGGCAGGGGCTAGCATTGAGCTATGTCCGTGATACCCAACTGAGCTTTAGTGAGATATCGTATTTGTTAGGCTTTGCGACTCCAGCGGCATTCTATAAAGCCTTTCGCCGTTGGACCCAGAGTACCCCGAAAAATTATCGCCAAACGTTTATAAACAAGCGCGAATAA
- a CDS encoding tRNA-uridine aminocarboxypropyltransferase: protein MHIYLVTHEREFSRRSNTGKLVQQFIPDETSIVAWRRKEPDSQLLAAIKTGRVAILAPGAEGEHDISDFDSLVLLDSTWQEARKMYSRSDYLKDLPKVTLTAPQASEFILRANQLEGGLSTVECVIELLRLQQRDAEAEQLKVEFKAFIRACL, encoded by the coding sequence ATGCATATATATCTGGTTACCCACGAGAGAGAGTTCTCACGCCGCAGCAATACCGGCAAATTAGTCCAACAGTTCATACCTGATGAAACCAGCATTGTCGCTTGGCGTCGCAAAGAACCTGATAGCCAGTTGTTAGCGGCGATCAAAACTGGTCGAGTGGCTATTTTAGCCCCAGGCGCGGAAGGCGAGCACGACATAAGTGATTTTGATAGTTTAGTCTTGCTCGATAGCACCTGGCAAGAAGCCCGCAAGATGTATAGCCGCAGTGACTATTTAAAAGATTTACCTAAGGTGACGCTAACCGCGCCACAAGCATCCGAGTTTATTTTACGTGCCAATCAACTTGAAGGCGGATTAAGTACCGTCGAATGTGTGATTGAACTGTTACGCTTGCAGCAGCGCGACGCTGAAGCCGAGCAACTGAAGGTCGAATTTAAGGCATTTATTCGCGCTTGTTTATAA
- a CDS encoding GAF domain-containing protein — protein sequence MSTIQLYQRLAQQADALMAEENNLIANLANLSALLFMELEDVNWAGFYLCENDELVLGPFQGLPACIRIPIGRGVCGTAASTLQSQLVTDVHDFPGHIACDAASNSEIVVPIVVNNKLIGVLDIDSPSIGRFKQDDLDGAELLVSQLVQRLTA from the coding sequence ATGTCTACAATCCAACTTTATCAGCGCCTTGCTCAACAAGCAGACGCTTTAATGGCTGAAGAAAACAATTTAATTGCCAATCTAGCTAACCTCAGTGCTTTATTATTCATGGAATTAGAAGATGTTAACTGGGCAGGTTTTTATCTTTGCGAGAATGACGAATTGGTATTAGGCCCTTTTCAGGGGCTCCCTGCTTGTATTCGCATTCCTATCGGTAGAGGCGTTTGTGGTACCGCTGCGAGTACATTACAGTCACAACTGGTCACTGATGTACATGACTTCCCTGGTCACATTGCCTGCGATGCCGCCAGTAACTCAGAGATAGTAGTGCCTATCGTCGTGAACAATAAATTAATCGGGGTATTGGATATCGACAGCCCGAGTATTGGCCGTTTTAAACAAGATGATTTAGACGGCGCTGAATTATTGGTAAGCCAACTCGTGCAGCGTTTAACAGCCTAA